From a single Collibacillus ludicampi genomic region:
- a CDS encoding phage tail tape measure protein, translating into MAASAYSLEIMIRAVDQFTAPIRAMQSQISTFQRSISETTKQVEQLSKRFSQIGKVPFGGGGLTSETTKQVDQLSKRLTDINRLAAGSGLLFGGSMLANAMAENVKQAGDFLTTLTMIQDTVGATADQIKQIQNVIQQTSGKTIFSVQDTAEIAKRLSSSGLDAQQITQTLPIFTQYAEVQKLGKGTSPDEAVTQAISSAHMVGAYTPKELLSFLDKYNKATFMTPGSSSEFADTFKYLAPSMQALHASTDDTLLLAALSNRLGILGSMAGTNASDMILRSISGLFGGRGKTPSAQMRGLHALGLDNTIFDKSGNFLGVANLVAQLQRASQGRSPTELAKYYKDIFGMQGLRIAQLLSSERGQDALQSIVKQMQNMKSISQMQEDTNKSPLGQIQQLQTNLQNLKLNVFIQMAQLLNPILQYLNQIVSKIQVFADQHPKIMKYVAAFVAITGGLLALSAAVAGVIVLFGTLGVGGLAAVGVITAFAVVATLIIKYWGPIKSFFVNLWNGVKSTTQSAWQAIWGAIGPAVMSIWRTIFSACTQIIAFWRTIWPMLKQIIMFVWPAIKDYIAFQLLSGQLEPLYGQR; encoded by the coding sequence ATGGCAGCAAGCGCATACTCACTTGAAATAATGATTCGGGCCGTGGATCAGTTTACGGCGCCCATACGAGCAATGCAATCACAAATCTCAACTTTTCAACGATCTATATCCGAAACGACAAAACAAGTTGAGCAACTTAGCAAACGGTTTTCCCAAATTGGAAAAGTTCCTTTTGGCGGTGGGGGGCTAACATCTGAAACAACGAAACAGGTCGATCAGTTAAGTAAGCGTCTAACCGATATTAACAGATTGGCTGCCGGCAGCGGTCTACTATTTGGCGGTTCAATGTTAGCTAATGCGATGGCCGAGAATGTTAAACAGGCAGGTGACTTCCTAACCACTCTCACAATGATTCAAGACACGGTTGGTGCTACAGCCGACCAAATAAAACAAATCCAAAATGTGATTCAGCAAACAAGTGGGAAGACAATATTTAGTGTTCAAGACACGGCTGAAATCGCCAAGAGGCTCAGTAGTTCAGGTCTGGATGCGCAACAAATTACGCAAACATTGCCTATTTTTACGCAATACGCAGAGGTACAAAAGTTGGGTAAAGGTACGTCACCAGACGAAGCCGTTACACAGGCCATATCGAGTGCGCACATGGTAGGTGCTTATACACCAAAGGAACTCTTGAGTTTCCTAGATAAGTATAATAAAGCCACGTTCATGACTCCTGGTTCATCATCGGAATTTGCCGACACGTTCAAGTACTTGGCTCCATCGATGCAAGCATTGCATGCGTCTACAGATGACACTTTGTTATTAGCGGCGTTATCGAATCGACTCGGTATATTGGGTTCGATGGCAGGCACGAACGCGAGCGACATGATATTGAGAAGTATTAGTGGCCTGTTCGGTGGTCGTGGAAAAACGCCAAGCGCACAAATGCGCGGATTACATGCATTAGGACTCGATAACACAATCTTCGATAAAAGCGGAAACTTCTTAGGCGTTGCGAATTTGGTTGCGCAATTGCAGAGGGCCAGTCAAGGTCGCAGTCCGACTGAATTAGCAAAATATTACAAGGATATATTCGGCATGCAAGGTTTAAGGATCGCGCAATTACTCTCGTCTGAACGTGGTCAGGATGCGCTACAGTCGATTGTCAAACAAATGCAAAATATGAAGTCGATTTCTCAGATGCAAGAAGACACCAATAAATCACCGCTTGGACAGATACAACAGCTACAGACGAACCTACAAAATCTAAAATTGAATGTGTTCATCCAAATGGCGCAATTGTTGAATCCGATATTGCAATACTTGAATCAAATCGTAAGCAAAATTCAAGTGTTTGCGGATCAACATCCGAAGATTATGAAATATGTAGCGGCATTTGTCGCAATCACGGGCGGTCTATTGGCTTTATCCGCTGCTGTTGCCGGTGTGATAGTTTTATTCGGAACGCTTGGAGTTGGTGGATTAGCTGCAGTTGGCGTTATTACTGCTTTTGCCGTTGTCGCGACACTCATAATCAAATATTGGGGGCCGATCAAGTCGTTTTTCGTCAACTTATGGAACGGCGTAAAATCCACGACTCAATCAGCGTGGCAAGCGATTTGGGGCGCGATTGGGCCTGCGGTAATGTCTATCTGGCGCACAATCTTCAGCGCTTGCACACAGATAATAGCATTCTGGCGTACAATTTGGCCGATGTTAAAACAAATCATAATGTTTGTATGGCCAGCAATTAAGGATTACATTGCGTTCCAATTATTATCAGGACAATTGGAGCCGTTATATGGGCAACGCTGA
- a CDS encoding phage tail protein produces MIKNVTQLTWDIVSGIIVVGLDLLTGHWSKAWTDIKSYVGKIWLDIKTVVSDGWNGIVQLASTWYSTALSWGKNVVQGIIDGIVSLASNLASTVADLADRYIVQPFKHAAGINSPSRVMAEQGRYLLLGLHQGMTDQYHLNLIERASNQLVNAAVPDTFDRYGYGGYGGGDVHFHGDIIIQGANKDAKQLADELMRELGVRTRTNNMSRPIGPNRLVFN; encoded by the coding sequence ATGATCAAAAATGTAACACAGCTTACATGGGATATTGTATCAGGCATCATCGTGGTCGGACTTGATTTATTGACCGGTCATTGGTCAAAAGCATGGACAGACATAAAATCATATGTCGGCAAAATTTGGCTGGATATCAAAACTGTGGTGTCTGATGGCTGGAACGGCATCGTCCAACTCGCATCAACTTGGTATTCTACCGCACTAAGTTGGGGCAAGAACGTGGTGCAAGGTATCATCGATGGTATTGTTTCGCTGGCAAGTAATCTGGCTAGTACTGTAGCAGATTTGGCGGATAGATATATCGTGCAACCATTCAAACATGCGGCTGGTATTAATTCGCCAAGTCGTGTGATGGCTGAACAAGGTAGATATCTACTTCTGGGCTTACATCAAGGTATGACGGATCAGTATCATCTCAATTTGATTGAACGCGCATCCAACCAGCTTGTTAATGCTGCCGTACCCGATACATTTGATCGGTACGGGTATGGTGGTTACGGTGGTGGTGACGTTCATTTTCACGGCGACATCATAATCCAAGGAGCCAATAAAGACGCTAAGCAACTGGCCGATGAGCTAATGCGCGAACTCGGTGTGCGCACACGCACCAACAACATGTCGCGACCAATTGGGCCGAACAGGTTGGTGTTCAATTAA
- a CDS encoding iron-sulfur cluster biosynthesis family protein, whose product MDEPRPDDDIFDYGPIHVVVDRASRIYMDDTVTIDYDEEKGGYVLKSPGQIIPGVFFL is encoded by the coding sequence CTGGATGAACCAAGACCGGATGATGATATTTTCGATTACGGTCCCATACATGTGGTCGTAGACCGCGCTTCGCGAATCTATATGGATGACACCGTCACCATCGACTACGATGAGGAAAAAGGCGGGTATGTATTGAAAAGTCCGGGACAGATTATCCCGGGGGTATTCTTTTTGTAA